One Candidatus Paceibacterota bacterium genomic region harbors:
- a CDS encoding thioredoxin domain-containing protein has translation METNTNKIILPISIIIAGLLIAGAVYMSGRPSANLATNTGNTAGQSTAGQDITMAPVTSADHILGNINAKIVLVEYSDLECPFCKQFHTTLHQISDAYGKNNDVAWVYRHMPIDSLHPKSRKESEAAECAGEIGGDQMFWNYIDKIYAITPSNNQLDPAQLPMIADQLGLDKAKFATCLASGKYAAKVEAQRADGVAAGGQGTPYTIILTGDRKIPINQGAIPYDALKSVIDQLLAGK, from the coding sequence ATGGAAACAAACACCAATAAAATTATTCTCCCCATTTCAATTATTATTGCCGGCCTTTTGATCGCAGGAGCTGTTTATATGAGCGGACGACCCTCAGCCAATCTAGCGACAAACACTGGCAACACCGCCGGACAAAGTACTGCTGGACAAGATATCACTATGGCTCCAGTCACTAGTGCCGATCATATCTTGGGCAATATCAATGCCAAAATTGTCTTAGTCGAATATTCAGACCTAGAGTGTCCTTTCTGCAAACAATTTCACACCACTCTGCATCAGATAAGCGATGCCTATGGTAAAAACAATGACGTAGCTTGGGTTTATCGCCATATGCCGATCGACTCTCTTCATCCAAAGTCTCGCAAAGAATCCGAAGCGGCAGAATGTGCTGGTGAAATTGGTGGAGACCAAATGTTTTGGAACTATATCGACAAGATTTACGCCATTACCCCATCCAACAATCAGCTCGACCCCGCTCAGCTACCGATGATTGCTGATCAGCTTGGTTTGGATAAGGCAAAATTTGCTACATGTCTAGCGAGCGGCAAATACGCAGCCAAAGTCGAGGCTCAGAGAGCCGACGGAGTAGCAGCCGGCGGCCAAGGGACTCCTTATACTATTATCCTGACGGGGGATAGAAAAATCCCAATCAATCAAGGCGCCATCCCTTATGATGCTCTCAAGTCTGTCATCGATCAGTTGCTGGCCGGCAAATAG